The following proteins come from a genomic window of Pyxidicoccus sp. MSG2:
- a CDS encoding cyclic nucleotide-binding domain-containing protein — protein sequence MPTQDPVSPREARNRGTELLVSGDLDGALAAFLQAATLAPDEPSCRQKVAEVLERLGRTREAIAEYEAAARLWDQQGWLLRAVGLCKVILQLDPRHSHTRALLADLRARRGLPPPESESMTLTLAALPPMMRATPAAPAATRPDVVAHLLRGSPLFARLEQPLLHLVSEAFEPCTADAGEQILTRGQPAQALYLLLRGRCTVFHQHVDGHETTYPDLVEGDVFGEVALLRSKLVTASVRAATACLLLKLDRAAFEQLIAAEPELRRELQRMGTERMCRTALLLTRPR from the coding sequence GTGCCCACCCAGGACCCTGTCTCGCCACGGGAGGCGAGAAACCGGGGCACCGAGCTGCTCGTTTCGGGAGACCTGGACGGTGCGCTCGCGGCCTTCCTGCAGGCCGCGACGCTGGCGCCGGACGAACCCTCCTGCCGGCAGAAGGTCGCCGAAGTCCTCGAGCGCCTGGGGCGGACACGCGAGGCGATTGCCGAGTACGAGGCGGCCGCCCGACTCTGGGACCAACAGGGATGGCTGCTGCGCGCCGTCGGGCTGTGCAAGGTCATCCTCCAGCTCGACCCGAGGCATTCACACACGCGGGCGCTGCTGGCGGACCTCCGCGCGCGCCGGGGACTGCCCCCACCCGAGAGCGAGTCCATGACGCTCACCCTCGCAGCGCTCCCACCGATGATGCGCGCCACGCCAGCGGCGCCCGCCGCAACGCGCCCGGACGTGGTGGCCCACCTGCTGCGTGGAAGCCCGCTCTTCGCCAGGCTCGAACAACCGCTGCTTCACCTGGTGAGCGAAGCCTTCGAGCCCTGCACGGCGGACGCGGGTGAGCAGATCCTGACCCGAGGGCAGCCGGCCCAGGCGCTCTACCTGCTCCTGCGCGGGCGGTGCACGGTGTTCCACCAGCACGTGGATGGCCACGAGACGACCTATCCCGACCTGGTCGAGGGGGATGTCTTCGGGGAGGTGGCCCTGCTGCGCAGCAAGCTGGTGACGGCGTCGGTGCGTGCGGCCACCGCGTGTCTGCTGTTGAAGCTGGACCGAGCGGCCTTCGAGCAGCTCATCGCGGCGGAGCCCGAGCTGCGCCGCGAGCTGCAGCGCATGGGGACAGAACGAATGTGTCGCACCGCACTGCTACTGACGCGTCCCCGGTAG
- a CDS encoding Crp/Fnr family transcriptional regulator codes for MSYSQLLAQVSIFEQLEGEDLEQLSALLRTRRYSKGEVIFHQGDVGTALYIIRKGEVAIRLSSPDGKEVILALLDRGDFFGELALLDGEPRSTDAVAREETDLLSIQREDFRVFLNSRPKVALGLLANLSRLVRHVTQLVHDTTFLDARARLVRVLLELARNQGQQGAEGVVIPQKLTQTELANLCGLTRESTNKWLRFYVREGLLSYEGGRITLVHPARLSREAE; via the coding sequence GTGTCCTATTCACAGCTGCTGGCCCAGGTCTCAATCTTCGAGCAGCTCGAGGGCGAGGACCTCGAGCAACTGTCCGCGCTCCTGCGCACCCGGCGCTATTCGAAGGGAGAGGTCATCTTCCATCAAGGCGATGTCGGCACCGCGCTCTACATCATCCGGAAGGGCGAGGTCGCCATCCGCCTCAGCTCTCCGGATGGCAAGGAGGTCATCCTGGCGCTGCTGGACCGCGGGGACTTCTTCGGAGAGCTGGCGCTGCTGGACGGAGAGCCCCGCTCCACGGACGCCGTCGCGCGGGAGGAGACGGACCTGCTCTCCATCCAGCGCGAGGACTTTCGTGTCTTCCTCAACTCGCGCCCGAAGGTGGCCCTGGGGCTGCTCGCCAACCTGAGCCGGCTGGTGCGGCACGTGACGCAGTTGGTGCACGACACCACCTTCCTGGATGCGCGCGCGCGCCTGGTGCGCGTCCTCCTGGAGCTGGCGCGCAACCAGGGGCAGCAGGGGGCCGAGGGCGTTGTCATTCCCCAGAAGCTCACGCAGACGGAGCTGGCCAACCTCTGCGGCCTCACGCGCGAGAGCACCAACAAGTGGCTCCGCTTCTACGTCCGCGAGGGCCTGCTGTCGTACGAAGGTGGACGCATCACCCTGGTCCATCCGGCGCGGCTCAGCCGCGAGGCGGAGTGA
- a CDS encoding OmpP1/FadL family transporter — protein sequence MKKTLSLVTLLAAGASQAAGFQIDTQSARSTGMGNAATAVLDDSSAIYSNAANILGVKTLDITLGDTGILPSIEFTPTGGAAQGQKMTLSPPPHVFAVYRPFEKAAFGLGAYTPYGARSRWVDDFVGRFKGRESSLAAYYINPTFAYQVHESIRLGVGVDIVRSTVELKRSLNFIESEGAVHLGGGAWGVGFNAGLQAEILKDELTVGVHYRSQVSSTFKGSADFQNVPLEFQNRLVDQAVEADVKFPATLSLGLATRPMERLTVALDIQLVDWASFQELTIQFPGNPALNNPVAKKWVAKAKYHLGAEYGLTPEVQLRAGFVMDLSPSPAETLTPDLPDADRYKITVGAGYKLGKLRADAGYQFVLLADTESKAPGIEGNYSGTAHVLGVTLGYSM from the coding sequence ATGAAGAAGACGCTCTCCCTAGTGACGCTGCTCGCCGCCGGTGCCAGCCAGGCCGCGGGTTTCCAGATCGACACCCAAAGCGCACGCTCGACGGGCATGGGCAACGCGGCCACGGCCGTGCTGGACGACTCGTCGGCCATCTACTCGAACGCCGCCAACATCCTCGGCGTGAAGACGCTGGACATCACCCTCGGCGACACCGGCATCCTGCCCAGCATCGAGTTCACCCCGACGGGTGGCGCGGCGCAGGGCCAGAAGATGACGCTGTCGCCGCCGCCGCACGTGTTCGCCGTCTACCGCCCCTTCGAGAAGGCGGCGTTCGGCCTGGGCGCGTACACGCCCTATGGCGCGCGCAGCCGCTGGGTGGATGACTTCGTGGGCCGCTTCAAGGGCCGTGAGTCCAGCCTGGCGGCCTACTACATCAACCCCACCTTCGCGTATCAGGTGCACGAGAGCATCCGCCTGGGCGTGGGCGTGGACATCGTGCGCAGCACGGTGGAGCTGAAGCGCTCGCTGAACTTCATCGAGAGCGAGGGCGCGGTGCACCTGGGCGGCGGCGCCTGGGGCGTGGGCTTCAACGCGGGCCTCCAGGCAGAAATCCTGAAGGACGAGCTGACGGTGGGCGTCCACTACCGCAGCCAGGTGTCCAGCACCTTCAAGGGCAGCGCGGACTTCCAGAACGTGCCGCTGGAGTTCCAGAACCGGCTGGTGGACCAGGCGGTAGAGGCGGACGTGAAGTTCCCGGCGACGCTGTCGCTCGGCCTCGCCACCCGGCCCATGGAGCGGCTGACGGTGGCGCTGGACATCCAGCTGGTGGACTGGGCGAGCTTCCAGGAGCTGACCATCCAGTTCCCGGGCAACCCCGCGTTGAACAACCCGGTGGCCAAGAAGTGGGTGGCGAAGGCGAAGTACCACCTGGGCGCGGAGTACGGCCTGACGCCGGAAGTGCAGCTGCGCGCGGGCTTCGTGATGGACCTGTCGCCCAGCCCCGCCGAGACGCTGACGCCGGACCTGCCGGACGCGGACCGCTACAAGATCACCGTGGGCGCCGGCTACAAGCTGGGCAAGCTGCGCGCGGACGCGGGATACCAGTTCGTCCTGCTCGCGGACACGGAGAGCAAGGCGCCGGGCATCGAAGGGAACTACTCCGGCACCGCGCACGTGCTCGGCGTGACGCTCGGCTACTCGATGTAA
- a CDS encoding nucleotide disphospho-sugar-binding domain-containing protein, producing the protein MATVGIYMLPEYGGLNATFALARTLLRRGHRVRYFVPESVEAHVTRQGFESARYAQTLRLRASWRTRVPGLSFLHRRARYNEHLAASFDAWVEADGLDGVLVDPVVWNVAAGAHSRGLPYLNLNPTYSAPFSLDYPPVHSPVVPPREGAGARVRNLVAWAFQARIPWKRSAYDRLLGWAGHDALGRVHRAGGRLRWGDFGYRPEVPELVIGPRALDFEPLKDLPHRHYLGTSVEPSRQDGTFDWSGHDASKPLAYCSLGTFGEYQAPALRFFTAVIDSFRRREGWQLIISCGALAERLRSQALPPSIRVESSVPQLEVLARARLFLNHGGIGSVREALYFGVPMLLFPFSADQPGLAARLVHHRLGLRGSVRTWDARVITERVDALLGRDDITAAMEAMKRSCRESRELEDGADVIERHLA; encoded by the coding sequence ATGGCCACGGTGGGTATCTACATGCTGCCGGAGTACGGCGGCCTCAACGCGACCTTCGCGCTGGCGAGGACGCTCCTGCGCCGGGGCCACCGCGTCCGCTACTTCGTACCCGAGTCCGTCGAGGCGCACGTCACCCGCCAGGGCTTCGAGAGCGCCCGGTACGCCCAGACGCTGCGCCTGCGCGCGAGCTGGAGGACGCGGGTCCCCGGCCTCAGCTTCCTGCACCGCCGCGCGCGCTACAACGAGCACCTCGCGGCCTCCTTCGACGCGTGGGTGGAAGCGGACGGACTCGACGGGGTGCTGGTGGATCCGGTGGTGTGGAACGTGGCGGCGGGCGCGCACTCGCGAGGGCTCCCGTACCTCAACCTCAACCCGACCTACTCCGCCCCCTTCTCGCTGGACTACCCGCCCGTGCACTCGCCGGTGGTTCCTCCGCGCGAAGGCGCCGGTGCCCGGGTGCGCAACCTCGTGGCGTGGGCGTTCCAGGCGAGAATCCCCTGGAAGCGGAGCGCGTATGACCGGCTGCTCGGCTGGGCCGGCCACGACGCCCTCGGGCGCGTCCACCGTGCGGGAGGCCGGTTGCGGTGGGGAGACTTCGGCTACCGCCCGGAGGTGCCGGAGCTGGTGATTGGCCCCCGCGCCCTGGACTTCGAGCCGCTGAAAGACCTCCCGCACCGTCACTACCTGGGCACCAGCGTGGAGCCCTCGCGACAGGATGGCACCTTCGACTGGAGCGGGCATGACGCGTCGAAGCCGCTCGCCTACTGCTCGCTGGGGACGTTCGGCGAGTACCAGGCACCCGCGCTCCGCTTCTTCACCGCCGTCATCGACTCCTTCCGGCGGCGCGAGGGCTGGCAGCTCATCATCAGCTGCGGAGCCCTGGCCGAGCGGCTCCGGAGCCAGGCACTGCCGCCGTCCATCCGCGTGGAGTCCTCCGTCCCCCAACTGGAGGTCCTCGCCCGGGCACGGCTGTTCCTGAACCACGGCGGCATCGGCTCCGTCCGGGAGGCGCTGTACTTCGGCGTCCCGATGCTCTTGTTCCCCTTCTCGGCGGACCAGCCCGGACTGGCGGCGCGGCTGGTGCACCACCGGCTCGGGCTCCGGGGGAGTGTCCGAACCTGGGACGCGCGGGTCATCACCGAGCGGGTGGATGCCCTGCTCGGGCGTGACGACATCACGGCGGCCATGGAGGCGATGAAGCGCAGCTGCCGGGAGTCGCGCGAGCTGGAGGACGGAGCGGACGTCATCGAGCGGCACCTCGCCTGA
- a CDS encoding cyclic peptide export ABC transporter encodes MNLLILLLRRSRGAVALAVCFGLVTGASSAGLIAHINSVLSSGGTLADRGTVLGFAALGVLMLGARIGSQLLLTRLQAGTTFSMRDQLSQRILATPLRQLEELGTHRLLATLVDDVQAVAQGLLCLPPLLINGGIILGCLTYLAVMSRVVFLALLVFGVLGVTSYLLPARHIFGLLRESRKTHDRFFRDLRSLTNGLKELKLHRARRAAFLTQELFPTAEELKRRQVKASTIHIFTTSWGMSLFFFFIGLLLFALPGLAPVSTATLVGYTLAVLYLQQPLDSTMTLLPTLGAGAVALQHIDALALTPTSQATEPFAPVAPPASPSRIELVGVTHAYRREGEDTPFTLGPIDLTLRPGEIVFIVGGNGSGKTTLAKIITGLYAPESGELRVDGRPVGETDREHYRQLFATVFSDFHLFDTLLGLAPGEVAERARAYLRRLQLEHKVRIDASGALSTTELSAGQRKRLALLTAYLEDRPVYLFDEWAADQDPTFKEVFYRELLPDLKAAGKAVVVISHDNRYFDVADRLVKLESGAIVAEESAPGARRLTGA; translated from the coding sequence GTGAACCTGCTCATCCTGCTCTTGCGCAGGTCACGCGGTGCCGTGGCACTGGCAGTGTGTTTCGGGCTCGTGACCGGCGCCTCGAGCGCGGGGCTCATCGCCCACATCAACTCCGTCCTGTCGAGCGGCGGAACCCTGGCGGACCGGGGCACGGTGCTCGGGTTCGCGGCACTGGGAGTCCTGATGCTGGGCGCGCGCATCGGCTCGCAGTTACTACTGACGCGGCTGCAGGCGGGCACCACCTTCTCGATGCGGGATCAGCTCAGCCAGCGCATCCTCGCGACACCGCTGCGCCAGCTGGAGGAGCTGGGCACACATCGACTGTTGGCCACACTGGTGGATGACGTCCAGGCCGTCGCCCAGGGGCTGTTGTGCCTCCCGCCGCTGCTCATCAACGGCGGCATCATCCTCGGCTGTCTCACGTACCTCGCGGTGATGTCGCGGGTGGTGTTCCTCGCACTGCTCGTCTTCGGGGTGCTGGGAGTCACCAGCTACCTGCTCCCCGCCCGGCACATCTTCGGGCTGCTCCGCGAGTCGAGGAAGACGCATGACCGTTTCTTCCGCGACCTGCGCTCGCTGACGAACGGGCTGAAGGAGCTGAAGCTCCACCGTGCACGCCGGGCGGCCTTCCTCACGCAGGAGCTGTTCCCCACGGCGGAGGAGCTGAAGCGGCGCCAGGTGAAGGCCTCCACCATCCACATCTTCACCACCAGCTGGGGCATGAGCCTGTTCTTCTTCTTCATCGGGCTGCTGCTCTTCGCGCTGCCGGGCCTGGCCCCGGTGTCCACCGCGACGCTGGTGGGCTACACGCTCGCCGTCCTCTACCTCCAGCAGCCGCTGGACTCGACGATGACGCTGCTGCCCACGCTGGGAGCGGGCGCCGTCGCGCTCCAGCACATCGACGCGCTGGCGCTGACCCCAACGTCCCAGGCAACCGAGCCGTTCGCCCCCGTCGCGCCCCCCGCATCCCCGTCCCGAATCGAGCTCGTCGGCGTCACGCACGCGTACCGGCGCGAGGGCGAGGACACGCCCTTCACGCTGGGCCCCATCGACCTGACGCTCCGGCCCGGTGAAATCGTCTTCATCGTGGGCGGCAACGGCAGCGGCAAGACGACGCTCGCCAAGATCATCACCGGCCTCTACGCGCCGGAGTCCGGGGAGCTGCGCGTCGACGGGCGCCCCGTGGGCGAGACGGACCGCGAGCACTACCGCCAGCTCTTCGCGACGGTGTTCTCCGACTTCCACCTCTTCGACACGCTGCTGGGCCTGGCGCCCGGCGAGGTGGCGGAGCGGGCGCGCGCGTACCTGCGGCGGCTCCAACTGGAGCACAAGGTCCGCATCGACGCGAGCGGCGCGCTCTCCACCACGGAGCTGTCCGCGGGCCAGCGCAAGCGGCTGGCGCTGCTGACGGCGTACCTGGAGGACCGCCCCGTGTACCTCTTCGACGAGTGGGCCGCGGACCAGGACCCCACGTTCAAGGAGGTCTTCTACCGGGAGCTGCTGCCGGACCTGAAGGCAGCCGGCAAGGCCGTGGTCGTCATCAGCCACGACAATCGGTACTTCGACGTGGCGGACCGGCTGGTGAAGCTGGAGTCCGGCGCCATCGTCGCCGAGGAGTCCGCGCCCGGTGCGAGACGCCTCACGGGCGCATGA